From Sphingopyxis sp. USTB-05, the proteins below share one genomic window:
- a CDS encoding aldehyde dehydrogenase family protein: protein MDGQLIAKVHEADAELVNCAVLAARAAQPDWEALDRIERADLFESLAGAVAARADDLADAETADTGRPRAQVMGAHVGRTIEVFRLYASLLRTWSEQAWHGRAASPNMATEAAPRTIAYTSRRALGVVAVIAPWNVPLLLLALNLVPALAAGNCIVAKPSEESPCSAALLAEILHDAGLPPGVFNLVHGFGANSTGAALVSNPGVDGIAFTGEGRAATQIMTAAATGLRPVLFELGGKNAGLVFADSDLDRAVEASALAAFANSGQVCLSIERLFVERPVFDGFVARLAELAGRQKLGPLISQSHRAKVHAAVEQAMAGGARLHAGGVIPPGEGAFYPATVLTGLSDNSPLLREETFGPVIHVSPFDHEDEAVSRANDTPYGLASMVWTRDLSRGHRMSARLRAGINWVNCWQVRDFLTPLQGLGRSGIGAQGGRESLDFFSQVTTTVVSL from the coding sequence GTGGACGGCCAATTGATTGCGAAGGTACACGAAGCCGATGCGGAACTTGTAAACTGCGCCGTGCTCGCGGCGCGGGCGGCCCAACCTGATTGGGAGGCTCTTGATCGAATCGAGCGCGCAGACCTGTTCGAAAGCCTGGCGGGTGCGGTGGCAGCCAGAGCGGATGACCTTGCCGACGCCGAGACCGCTGACACTGGCCGGCCCCGCGCGCAGGTGATGGGCGCACATGTTGGGCGCACGATCGAGGTATTTCGGCTTTATGCCAGCCTTTTGCGCACCTGGTCGGAACAGGCTTGGCATGGCCGGGCTGCATCTCCGAACATGGCGACTGAAGCGGCTCCCAGGACCATCGCCTATACAAGCCGACGTGCGCTTGGGGTGGTGGCAGTCATCGCTCCATGGAACGTCCCGCTCCTGCTTCTAGCACTGAACTTGGTGCCGGCTCTCGCGGCAGGCAATTGCATTGTCGCAAAGCCATCAGAGGAGTCGCCTTGTTCTGCAGCACTATTGGCTGAAATCCTTCATGATGCCGGCCTGCCACCGGGGGTGTTCAACCTGGTACATGGTTTCGGCGCGAATTCGACGGGAGCCGCTCTTGTATCAAATCCGGGTGTTGATGGCATCGCCTTCACCGGCGAAGGGCGCGCCGCGACCCAGATCATGACTGCCGCTGCAACGGGCCTTCGGCCCGTGCTGTTTGAACTGGGCGGCAAGAATGCCGGGTTGGTTTTTGCCGATTCTGATCTCGACCGGGCGGTCGAAGCTAGCGCTCTCGCAGCCTTTGCCAACAGTGGTCAGGTCTGCCTGTCTATCGAGCGGCTCTTTGTCGAGCGTCCTGTTTTCGATGGGTTCGTTGCAAGACTGGCCGAACTGGCGGGAAGGCAGAAACTGGGACCGCTGATCTCGCAATCCCATCGTGCGAAGGTCCATGCAGCCGTCGAACAGGCAATGGCAGGCGGGGCGCGGCTTCATGCTGGCGGAGTCATTCCGCCTGGTGAAGGCGCTTTCTATCCGGCCACCGTGCTAACGGGCCTTTCCGATAACTCGCCCTTGTTGCGCGAGGAAACCTTCGGTCCTGTCATTCATGTCTCCCCGTTCGATCATGAGGACGAGGCGGTCAGTCGTGCGAACGACACCCCATATGGCCTCGCATCCATGGTCTGGACCCGCGACCTGTCGCGAGGGCACCGTATGTCTGCACGGCTGCGGGCAGGGATCAACTGGGTGAACTGCTGGCAGGTCCGCGATTTTCTGACCCCCCTGCAAGGTCTTGGTCGTTCGGGGATCGGTGCTCAGGGCGGACGCGAGTCTCTCGATTTCTTTTCCCAGGTGACAACAACGGTGGTGAGCTTGTGA
- a CDS encoding aldehyde dehydrogenase family protein, whose translation MKLARNYIDGSWHAGSGTMETINPSTGEVASVFSPGDTDCADAAVSAARRAFERGGWSNNPRKRAAVLLAMADAIERIRGQLVAVSVSECGKRNAEMEGEVGAAVSELRYYAGLARTIFGRVQEVGEGQLSIFSREPIGVAAIIVPWNAPVTLLVRSLGPALAAGCTVVVKPAPQTSLTNALMIEAMATVPDLPRGVLNSVNENGHEVGQALVVHREVDAISFTGSRHTAGRIFEASAATLKRLNLELGGKAPAVVFADADLDRALPEIVRGATAAAGQMCTAVTRVLVEDAAYEQVADRLAQHFRALSVNAADDPRSEMGPVIDMANRDRLAAIVASASDVLVAGGHPDDAPAGGSYLSPSLIAVDDRASTLVRDELFGPIVTIERFGDEADATKSANATDFGLAASVWTRDGSRAQRIARSIKSGTVWINSHNRLFAEAETGGYKQSGIGRLHGLMGLDVFMETKHIFSEAGFVPAVGY comes from the coding sequence ATGAAACTTGCTCGAAACTACATCGACGGCAGTTGGCATGCCGGTTCTGGAACCATGGAAACGATCAACCCTTCCACAGGGGAAGTAGCCAGCGTGTTTTCGCCAGGCGATACGGACTGCGCCGATGCAGCGGTGTCTGCAGCGCGGAGAGCTTTTGAACGCGGAGGATGGTCCAACAATCCCCGAAAGCGGGCGGCCGTCCTGCTGGCCATGGCCGATGCGATCGAACGCATCCGCGGTCAGCTTGTCGCGGTATCGGTATCGGAATGCGGCAAACGTAATGCTGAGATGGAGGGTGAGGTAGGCGCGGCCGTATCCGAACTTCGCTATTACGCCGGACTAGCACGAACGATCTTCGGTCGGGTCCAGGAGGTAGGCGAGGGTCAGCTTTCAATCTTTAGCCGCGAGCCGATCGGGGTGGCCGCGATCATTGTACCATGGAACGCACCGGTCACTCTGTTGGTGCGCAGTCTTGGGCCAGCGTTGGCAGCGGGCTGTACTGTCGTGGTGAAGCCAGCGCCGCAAACCTCGCTAACCAATGCCTTGATGATCGAGGCGATGGCAACGGTTCCCGATTTGCCGCGTGGTGTGCTCAACTCGGTCAACGAGAACGGACACGAGGTGGGGCAGGCCCTGGTGGTGCATCGAGAGGTCGATGCGATCAGCTTTACGGGCTCACGCCATACCGCCGGACGGATCTTTGAAGCCTCGGCCGCTACGCTCAAGCGCCTCAACCTCGAACTGGGCGGGAAGGCGCCTGCTGTTGTTTTCGCCGACGCCGACCTGGACCGCGCTCTGCCTGAGATCGTCCGTGGGGCCACGGCAGCGGCGGGGCAAATGTGCACGGCTGTCACCCGGGTGCTCGTCGAAGATGCAGCCTATGAGCAAGTTGCCGATCGGCTTGCCCAACATTTCCGTGCATTGAGTGTCAACGCCGCCGATGATCCCCGATCGGAGATGGGGCCGGTGATCGACATGGCCAATCGCGACCGGCTTGCAGCGATTGTAGCGAGTGCAAGCGATGTGCTGGTGGCTGGCGGACATCCTGATGATGCGCCAGCTGGCGGAAGTTATCTCTCGCCCAGCCTGATCGCGGTGGATGATCGAGCCAGCACACTCGTTCGCGATGAACTCTTCGGGCCGATCGTCACGATTGAACGTTTTGGCGACGAAGCAGATGCAACAAAAAGTGCCAATGCAACCGACTTTGGACTCGCCGCAAGCGTGTGGACGCGCGACGGGAGCCGGGCGCAGCGGATCGCGCGCTCAATCAAGTCTGGTACTGTGTGGATCAATAGCCACAACCGCCTGTTCGCTGAGGCCGAGACCGGCGGTTACAAGCAGAGCGGAATTGGACGGCTCCACGGCCTTATGGGCCTCGATGTGTTTATGGAGACGAAACACATATTCTCGGAAGCGGGCTTTGTTCCCGCTGTCGGCTACTGA
- a CDS encoding thiamine pyrophosphate-dependent dehydrogenase E1 component subunit alpha, whose amino-acid sequence MRNDYHNPDPEKLVAMFERMLVIRETEEYLGAQFRAGELPAGVHLYIGQEASGVGICAHLGDEDWITSTHRGHGHFLAKGGDPYAMIAEIHAKSDGICGGFGGTMHVADVSRGILGANGIVGGGLGIATGAAFAAKLEGNGKVAVCFFGDGAANQGTFMEAMNVASLWKLPLLLVCEHNGWSEFTRSEVATSGRIIDRASPFNIPGFEADGNDVADVWRVSGRALESVRSGEGPALLVTYTYRTRGHVEAEVNFLSQPYRSEEEVASWVAKDPIERGAALLAQGGIAEEEISAIRARVKASIAEMAKRAGSAADPDPARVRSMMFSAAEA is encoded by the coding sequence GTGAGGAACGACTATCATAATCCCGATCCCGAGAAGCTGGTCGCCATGTTCGAACGGATGCTGGTCATCCGTGAGACCGAGGAATATCTCGGGGCCCAGTTTAGAGCGGGCGAACTGCCTGCCGGGGTGCATCTCTATATCGGGCAGGAAGCATCCGGCGTAGGCATCTGTGCGCACCTGGGAGACGAAGACTGGATTACGAGCACCCATCGCGGGCACGGGCATTTCCTGGCAAAAGGCGGCGATCCTTATGCGATGATCGCCGAAATCCATGCCAAATCTGATGGCATCTGCGGGGGGTTCGGCGGAACCATGCACGTCGCCGATGTGTCGCGTGGAATTCTGGGAGCGAATGGCATTGTTGGTGGCGGGCTTGGCATTGCCACAGGCGCTGCCTTTGCGGCCAAGCTGGAAGGAAATGGCAAGGTAGCCGTCTGCTTCTTCGGCGACGGTGCGGCCAACCAGGGCACCTTCATGGAAGCAATGAATGTAGCCTCGCTGTGGAAGCTGCCGCTTCTGCTGGTGTGTGAGCACAATGGCTGGTCCGAATTCACTCGATCCGAAGTGGCGACGAGCGGCCGGATCATTGACCGGGCAAGCCCCTTCAATATTCCGGGGTTCGAAGCCGATGGCAACGACGTGGCGGACGTATGGCGCGTATCAGGCCGTGCGTTGGAGAGCGTTCGCTCAGGCGAAGGCCCCGCATTGCTGGTGACCTACACCTATCGCACGCGCGGCCATGTCGAGGCGGAAGTCAATTTTCTGTCGCAGCCCTACCGCAGCGAGGAGGAGGTCGCTAGCTGGGTAGCAAAGGATCCAATAGAGCGCGGCGCCGCTCTTCTGGCCCAAGGAGGTATCGCAGAAGAGGAGATTTCCGCAATCCGTGCGCGTGTGAAGGCGTCGATCGCGGAAATGGCCAAGAGGGCCGGATCTGCGGCTGATCCTGATCCTGCGCGGGTTCGTTCAATGATGTTTTCGGCAGCGGAGGCCTGA
- a CDS encoding sulfatase-like hydrolase/transferase encodes MTKRPNILFIMADQLRADYLSCYGHPTLETPNLDWLASRGVRFNRAYAQSAVCGPARMSVYTGRYVLSHGSTLNDTPLRQDEWTIGDFLRPLGYRTVLVGKTHMRADVDGMEKRGIDPASPSGLLISEAGFETYSREEGIYLDHWPAEKRFGADYNRYLRERGYDGENPWHEWVNSVEIDGVPVSGWLLETAPYPARVQEEDSETPYLTRRAIECIDALGSDPWCLHLSYIKPHWPYVAPAPYHATYSENDVLPAIRTPEERVTSHSVFAGFQRRRVSQSFSDDAVRTPVVAAYMGLVKQLDDQLGVLFGALKERGLMENTLIVFTSDHGDYLGDHWLGEKEFLHEPSIRVPMIVVDPREPADATRGLACDALVEAIDLLPTFVEAGGGDPGHPRLEGHSLLPLLDGQEGTREYSFCEFDYATMRFRRELGQAIDQTGIVAVVGAQWKLIACPGFEPLLFDLINDPHELTDRAGDPGCAEVRAELEAALRDWALRPRRVTESAASIERRTDTQVTRGIKLGIRNSEELDVALREEAQA; translated from the coding sequence ATGACCAAACGGCCGAATATCTTGTTCATCATGGCGGATCAGCTTCGCGCGGACTATCTGTCCTGTTACGGACACCCGACATTGGAAACACCAAATCTTGATTGGCTTGCGTCACGCGGCGTGCGCTTCAATCGGGCATATGCGCAATCGGCTGTATGCGGTCCAGCGCGCATGAGCGTCTACACTGGACGATACGTGCTCTCGCATGGATCAACCCTTAACGATACGCCATTGCGACAGGACGAATGGACAATCGGTGATTTCTTGCGACCACTCGGGTATCGCACCGTGCTTGTCGGCAAAACCCATATGCGCGCTGACGTCGATGGCATGGAAAAGCGGGGGATCGATCCGGCATCTCCCTCGGGGCTTCTGATCTCTGAGGCCGGCTTCGAAACCTACTCGCGCGAAGAAGGGATTTACCTCGACCATTGGCCGGCAGAGAAGCGGTTCGGGGCTGATTACAACAGATACTTGCGCGAGCGGGGCTATGACGGCGAGAACCCTTGGCACGAGTGGGTCAACTCAGTCGAGATCGATGGAGTACCGGTCTCCGGATGGTTGCTGGAGACGGCTCCCTATCCTGCCCGCGTCCAAGAAGAAGACAGTGAAACGCCCTATCTCACGCGGCGCGCCATTGAGTGCATTGATGCGTTGGGAAGCGACCCCTGGTGCCTGCATCTCAGTTACATCAAACCACACTGGCCCTATGTTGCGCCTGCCCCTTATCATGCGACCTACTCTGAAAACGATGTTCTCCCGGCAATCCGTACTCCGGAGGAGCGCGTAACCTCGCATTCTGTCTTTGCTGGCTTCCAGCGACGGCGGGTCAGCCAGAGCTTCTCAGATGATGCTGTGCGCACACCGGTTGTGGCGGCCTACATGGGCCTGGTTAAGCAACTGGATGACCAGTTGGGAGTGCTGTTCGGCGCGCTCAAAGAGCGCGGGTTGATGGAAAACACTCTGATTGTTTTCACTTCAGACCATGGTGATTATCTGGGCGACCACTGGCTGGGTGAGAAGGAGTTCCTGCACGAACCTTCGATCCGTGTGCCGATGATCGTCGTCGATCCGCGCGAACCAGCTGACGCTACGCGCGGACTGGCTTGCGACGCCCTGGTCGAGGCGATCGACTTGCTGCCGACGTTCGTCGAAGCGGGCGGAGGCGACCCAGGGCATCCCCGGCTGGAAGGTCATTCCCTACTACCGCTGCTCGACGGACAAGAGGGAACTCGCGAATACAGCTTCTGCGAATTTGATTATGCGACAATGCGTTTTCGGCGCGAACTGGGGCAGGCGATTGATCAGACCGGTATCGTTGCCGTGGTAGGCGCGCAATGGAAGTTAATTGCCTGCCCTGGCTTTGAGCCGTTGTTGTTCGACCTTATAAACGATCCCCACGAACTCACCGATCGCGCGGGCGATCCGGGTTGCGCGGAGGTGCGCGCCGAACTGGAAGCTGCCCTGCGCGATTGGGCCTTGCGTCCGCGCCGGGTGACCGAGAGTGCAGCCAGCATTGAGCGACGCACCGATACGCAAGTGACGCGGGGCATCAAGCTCGGCATCCGCAATTCAGAAGAACTTGATGTTGCTTTGCGGGAAGAGGCGCAAGCGTGA
- a CDS encoding lipoyl domain-containing protein → MKIKLKLPRVGMNMEEATIVAWHKLPGETFANGEALYEFETEKVTQAFEASADGRLVEICVPEGEEAQVGDVVCVVEVDQ, encoded by the coding sequence ATGAAGATTAAGCTCAAACTTCCGCGCGTCGGCATGAACATGGAAGAAGCAACGATTGTTGCTTGGCATAAGTTGCCTGGCGAAACTTTCGCCAATGGTGAGGCGCTCTACGAATTCGAGACCGAAAAAGTTACCCAGGCGTTCGAGGCTAGCGCCGATGGCAGGTTGGTCGAGATTTGCGTTCCCGAAGGCGAGGAAGCGCAGGTCGGGGATGTGGTATGCGTGGTCGAGGTCGATCAGTGA
- a CDS encoding alpha-ketoacid dehydrogenase subunit beta — protein sequence MIQAINDAMFEEMERDPRIVLFGEDVEISMFGDTKGLRERFGPDRVRDTPICEALLTGMAVGMAAAGWRPVLHMMFANFMYTGFDAIANQMAKLRLMTGGQMKLPITIMAGFGGGRSTAAQHSDCPYPLFMNLGGVHVAVPSNAGDAKGLFKSAVRSDDPVIFLEPGGRGGEMGEVPDGDHLVPFGRASVRRSGIDVTIVAISAMVKLAEQAAKQLAQDGIEAEILDPRTLVPLDEDGILASLSRTGRLVVVDEARDRCSAASQIAAVAADRGFAMLKGPVRRVTVPDVCMPYAPVLERSVYPNAERIADVVRELLNCRDYQ from the coding sequence ATGATCCAGGCGATCAACGATGCGATGTTCGAAGAAATGGAGCGCGATCCGCGGATCGTCCTGTTTGGCGAGGACGTCGAGATTTCCATGTTCGGCGATACCAAGGGGCTTCGCGAGCGCTTTGGTCCTGATCGCGTTCGGGACACGCCGATCTGCGAGGCGCTGCTGACGGGAATGGCAGTGGGCATGGCAGCGGCCGGCTGGCGACCCGTGCTGCACATGATGTTCGCCAATTTCATGTACACGGGCTTTGACGCCATCGCCAATCAGATGGCGAAGCTTCGCCTTATGACTGGCGGGCAGATGAAGCTTCCCATCACGATCATGGCTGGGTTCGGTGGGGGTCGATCAACCGCAGCACAGCATTCGGATTGCCCATATCCGCTGTTCATGAATTTGGGCGGAGTCCATGTGGCTGTTCCATCCAATGCCGGCGACGCCAAGGGACTGTTCAAGTCAGCGGTGCGCAGCGACGATCCCGTGATCTTCCTTGAGCCGGGCGGGCGCGGTGGGGAAATGGGCGAAGTGCCCGACGGTGACCATCTGGTTCCGTTCGGTAGAGCATCAGTGCGGCGTTCAGGCATCGATGTCACGATCGTTGCGATATCAGCGATGGTGAAGCTTGCCGAACAGGCGGCGAAGCAGCTTGCTCAGGACGGGATCGAAGCCGAAATCCTGGACCCCCGCACGTTGGTCCCGCTCGACGAGGACGGCATCCTCGCCTCGCTGTCGAGGACAGGCCGCTTGGTGGTTGTCGACGAGGCGCGTGATCGCTGCAGTGCCGCGAGCCAGATCGCAGCCGTCGCGGCAGATCGCGGGTTTGCCATGTTGAAGGGGCCGGTGCGCCGCGTCACCGTGCCGGATGTCTGCATGCCCTATGCGCCTGTGCTCGAGCGCAGCGTCTATCCGAATGCGGAGCGCATTGCTGATGTGGTGCGCGAACTGTTGAACTGCAGGGACTACCAATGA
- a CDS encoding VOC family protein has translation MSNTGRLEHIGVTVADMERALDFLTILGFVTQSRFTPFDPGAVAGITRLDGAKVREIAYVARDAYHFELLEYEAPERAIGLRQPCDTGYFHFALHVDDLDAVQAQLGSCAPPHRVQRGPAKGQRATYVYGPDGLTVELIEKPGGE, from the coding sequence GTGAGCAATACCGGACGCCTCGAACACATCGGCGTTACAGTCGCCGACATGGAGCGGGCGCTCGACTTTCTGACGATTCTCGGCTTCGTAACGCAGTCTCGCTTCACGCCGTTCGATCCGGGTGCTGTGGCTGGAATCACTCGACTGGATGGGGCCAAGGTTCGCGAGATCGCCTATGTTGCGCGTGACGCCTATCATTTCGAATTGCTCGAGTACGAAGCTCCCGAGCGCGCGATCGGCCTGCGTCAACCATGCGATACAGGCTATTTCCATTTTGCATTGCATGTCGACGATCTCGATGCCGTCCAGGCCCAGCTTGGTTCCTGCGCTCCTCCCCATCGCGTCCAACGAGGGCCGGCCAAGGGTCAAAGGGCGACCTATGTCTACGGACCTGATGGTCTGACCGTCGAACTGATCGAGAAGCCGGGTGGGGAATGA
- a CDS encoding SDR family NAD(P)-dependent oxidoreductase yields MTSRKLEGKVAILTGGARGIGVHYSRALAQEGARVAIFDLADGENLAADINSVEGRDAARFFRVDVSDESAVRAGIASVAAWAGDVGILVNNAAVFATLGDVKVTELDVDLWDKVMAVNVRGPFLMVKHVAPMMIGKGAGKIVNISSGSAYKGLPFMSHYVTSKGAMLGFTRALARELGAHNLNINSLAPGLIMSDSISANQEHLDTNRDRVVASRALKRDGYPEDLLGGLIFLCSSDSDFMTGQTLLVDGGSVNI; encoded by the coding sequence ATGACCAGTCGAAAGCTTGAAGGTAAAGTCGCGATCCTGACTGGCGGAGCGCGCGGGATCGGTGTGCATTACAGCCGCGCGCTCGCGCAGGAAGGCGCGCGCGTGGCCATTTTCGACCTGGCCGACGGAGAAAACCTAGCGGCCGACATCAACTCTGTCGAAGGACGCGACGCCGCTCGTTTTTTTCGAGTGGATGTCAGCGACGAATCTGCTGTCAGGGCCGGGATTGCGAGCGTTGCAGCATGGGCTGGAGATGTTGGCATCCTTGTCAACAATGCGGCGGTGTTTGCCACCCTTGGCGACGTCAAAGTGACCGAACTCGATGTCGATTTGTGGGATAAGGTGATGGCCGTCAATGTGCGCGGTCCATTTCTGATGGTGAAGCATGTTGCGCCGATGATGATCGGGAAGGGCGCAGGAAAGATCGTCAACATCTCGTCGGGCAGTGCCTATAAGGGCCTGCCCTTCATGTCTCATTATGTCACGTCGAAGGGCGCGATGTTAGGCTTCACTCGTGCTCTTGCCCGCGAGCTTGGTGCTCACAACCTTAACATCAACTCGCTCGCGCCCGGTCTGATCATGTCGGATTCAATCAGCGCCAACCAGGAACATCTTGATACGAACCGTGATCGCGTAGTCGCGAGCCGCGCTCTCAAGCGGGATGGCTATCCCGAAGATCTGCTCGGCGGGCTCATCTTCCTCTGCTCGTCGGACAGCGACTTCATGACTGGGCAGACACTCCTCGTTGATGGCGGCTCGGTGAACATCTGA
- a CDS encoding SDR family NAD(P)-dependent oxidoreductase, whose product MANLNGKVALVTGGAAGIGRAISDLFSAMGARVVTADLSSEADIACDVADEMQVEAMVSGVLGRHGQLDIAVNNAGILGPLGKMLADVEAAEWDRAMNVNLKGVFLCMKHELRAMAVQGCGTIINLSSVMGFLAAPRNPAYSAAKHGVLGLTKATAVQYASQGIRINAICPGLVETNMAETIVTDDALPNFPKPFIPMGRSATPREIAEVALWLASDASSYLTGEAIGADGGWRIL is encoded by the coding sequence ATGGCAAATTTGAACGGCAAGGTTGCGCTAGTCACAGGCGGGGCTGCGGGTATCGGACGAGCAATTTCCGACCTGTTTTCTGCGATGGGCGCCAGAGTCGTGACAGCCGATCTGTCGAGCGAGGCCGATATTGCGTGCGACGTTGCCGACGAGATGCAGGTCGAAGCGATGGTTTCTGGGGTTCTCGGTCGACATGGCCAACTGGATATCGCCGTCAATAACGCCGGCATTCTCGGTCCGCTCGGCAAAATGTTGGCCGATGTCGAAGCAGCAGAATGGGATCGCGCGATGAACGTGAACCTCAAGGGCGTGTTTCTGTGCATGAAGCACGAATTGCGCGCGATGGCTGTCCAAGGATGCGGAACGATCATAAACCTATCTTCGGTCATGGGCTTTCTTGCAGCTCCGCGGAACCCTGCCTATTCGGCCGCAAAGCACGGCGTTCTCGGGCTCACCAAGGCGACAGCAGTGCAGTACGCGAGCCAGGGCATTCGTATCAATGCGATCTGCCCGGGATTGGTCGAAACAAACATGGCTGAAACGATCGTCACTGACGATGCCCTGCCGAATTTTCCGAAGCCGTTCATTCCCATGGGGCGTTCCGCCACCCCTAGGGAGATTGCCGAGGTTGCGCTTTGGCTGGCGTCCGATGCGTCGTCGTACCTGACCGGCGAGGCAATTGGTGCCGATGGCGGATGGCGCATCTTGTGA
- a CDS encoding aryl-sulfate sulfotransferase → MIRRLLPLAVFFCQPALAEPAFLEAPSVRTNPNPAVPLAAVLSFRTSGPVTTTVSLDDGSRQWQVQFGPRHDPAKGLPLVDLGAGKDIRLRVRISDKTGAVDAPGSLSLRTPVLPAPGLSWPTLTTTLADSAVLEPGLRFISVRRRAPGRQDFQTRAQQQFSRGWGLILALDARGEVRWYYISQRRVAGIKPSPDGTLIFTTEDQRVVMIDMLGNILRQWYPEMRRLGPVQGGTQITGLQTLHHEPSLTPWGTYISMSANGREIADYPTSVTDPQAPRKPTMVMGDKIVEFDADGKVVWEWDTFDHLDPKMLHYHTFQPYWAVRGYPGYADWTHGNGITFDEKNNLVIASFKHLDALVAIDRKTKEIRWIFSDPQGWPERFQSRILKPVGLTRFPWSQHHPHVTPWGTIVYFDNGMFQARPFDGRRIVPFHESYSRAVEIKVDPRAMTVSELWTSEKEQKPDSCINWAMGDAHRLPTTNNMLVIRSFCPPITDKLNDQNEYDLTQRFVDDVPYAGRVEEYSRTSPGTRLSQTRFDDPNEILQWQLYGGFHAPSIYWEDKAGAAN, encoded by the coding sequence ATGATCCGCCGCCTGTTGCCTCTCGCCGTCTTTTTCTGCCAGCCCGCGCTCGCGGAACCGGCATTCCTCGAAGCGCCCAGTGTAAGGACCAATCCCAATCCTGCCGTGCCGCTGGCCGCGGTGCTCAGCTTCAGAACTAGCGGTCCGGTGACCACCACGGTCAGCCTCGACGATGGATCTAGGCAGTGGCAGGTCCAGTTCGGGCCGCGCCATGATCCCGCCAAAGGCCTACCGCTGGTCGACCTCGGCGCGGGCAAGGACATCCGCTTGCGCGTTCGCATCAGCGACAAGACGGGCGCGGTTGATGCGCCCGGATCATTGTCCCTGCGCACACCGGTGCTCCCGGCACCGGGGCTTTCCTGGCCGACCCTGACGACGACCCTCGCCGACAGCGCAGTGCTTGAACCCGGCCTGCGCTTCATCAGTGTGCGGCGGCGCGCGCCAGGTCGGCAGGACTTCCAGACAAGGGCGCAGCAGCAATTCTCGCGGGGCTGGGGCCTGATCTTGGCACTCGATGCCCGGGGGGAGGTGCGCTGGTACTATATCAGCCAGCGGCGCGTTGCGGGGATCAAGCCGTCACCCGATGGGACACTCATCTTCACCACCGAGGACCAGCGTGTCGTCATGATCGACATGCTCGGCAACATCCTGCGTCAATGGTATCCCGAGATGCGCCGGCTTGGTCCGGTGCAGGGCGGAACGCAGATTACCGGACTGCAGACACTGCACCATGAACCGTCGCTCACGCCGTGGGGCACCTATATCTCGATGTCGGCGAATGGCCGCGAGATCGCGGACTATCCTACGAGTGTCACCGATCCGCAGGCCCCGCGCAAGCCGACCATGGTTATGGGCGACAAGATCGTCGAATTCGATGCGGATGGGAAAGTAGTCTGGGAGTGGGATACGTTCGACCATCTCGATCCCAAGATGCTGCACTATCACACGTTCCAGCCCTATTGGGCCGTAAGGGGTTACCCTGGCTATGCGGATTGGACGCATGGTAATGGGATCACATTCGATGAAAAGAACAATCTCGTCATCGCCTCTTTCAAGCATCTGGATGCTCTGGTCGCCATCGACCGCAAGACGAAGGAGATCCGATGGATTTTCAGTGACCCGCAGGGCTGGCCGGAGAGATTTCAATCACGGATACTCAAACCCGTTGGCCTCACACGTTTTCCATGGTCGCAACACCACCCTCACGTCACACCTTGGGGAACCATCGTCTATTTTGACAACGGCATGTTCCAGGCTCGGCCGTTCGACGGCCGACGGATCGTGCCCTTCCACGAGAGCTACAGCCGGGCAGTCGAGATAAAGGTTGACCCCCGCGCGATGACCGTGTCCGAACTTTGGACTTCGGAAAAGGAGCAGAAGCCCGACAGTTGCATTAACTGGGCGATGGGCGATGCTCACAGGCTGCCCACCACGAACAACATGTTAGTCATTCGCAGCTTCTGCCCGCCGATCACTGACAAGCTCAACGATCAGAACGAGTATGATCTCACGCAGCGCTTCGTAGATGATGTGCCGTATGCCGGCCGGGTCGAGGAATACTCGCGCACTTCGCCTGGGACGCGGCTTTCCCAAACGCGTTTCGACGACCCCAACGAGATTCTCCAGTGGCAGCTCTACGGAGGCTTTCACGCGCCGTCGATCTACTGGGAGGACAAGGCCGGGGCAGCGAACTGA